In Streptomyces sp. NBC_01439, the following are encoded in one genomic region:
- a CDS encoding DUF3068 domain-containing protein — MRRRASLVLLALAVFCAALAPLLRWYAYPRLAKIPPNQYQEMVLEAKDATLLDYTGGMQPKKVDKVTIVQTLKGNVEASKEIEASAGKDVVVWDTLSYIIGPDGKMVSQIPERYIFDAHTQDPVHATGETVDGDPVKREGIEFKWPFFTEPRDYLYFDAQTRTSSPIHYVGPRTFKGMDVYYFEQTVPWTKVPMPKKMPIEGIDPSTIEAATGTTLWYTVKARFWVDPVTGAPVNAEQDIQQEMRGGIAAGGPDGKLTAFAGHVTMREDYSDYTVDLVRSNRTKVLALHTYAPIGLAAGGLVLLGVALWLEARGRRVSA; from the coding sequence GTGCGACGCAGAGCGAGCCTTGTCCTGCTGGCCCTCGCCGTGTTCTGCGCGGCCCTCGCGCCGCTGCTGCGCTGGTACGCGTACCCCCGCCTCGCCAAGATCCCGCCGAACCAGTACCAGGAGATGGTCCTGGAGGCGAAGGACGCCACGCTCCTCGACTACACCGGCGGCATGCAGCCGAAGAAGGTCGACAAGGTCACCATCGTCCAGACCCTCAAGGGCAACGTCGAGGCGTCGAAGGAGATAGAGGCGAGCGCGGGCAAGGACGTCGTCGTCTGGGACACCCTGTCCTACATCATCGGCCCGGACGGGAAGATGGTCTCCCAGATCCCCGAGCGCTACATCTTCGACGCGCACACCCAGGACCCGGTCCACGCCACCGGGGAGACGGTCGACGGGGACCCGGTCAAGCGCGAGGGCATCGAGTTCAAGTGGCCCTTCTTCACCGAGCCGCGCGACTACCTCTACTTCGACGCGCAGACCCGCACCTCCTCGCCGATCCACTACGTCGGGCCGCGCACGTTCAAGGGCATGGACGTCTACTACTTCGAGCAGACCGTCCCGTGGACCAAGGTCCCCATGCCCAAGAAGATGCCGATCGAGGGCATCGACCCGTCGACGATCGAGGCGGCCACCGGCACCACCCTCTGGTACACGGTCAAGGCGAGGTTCTGGGTCGACCCGGTGACCGGCGCGCCCGTCAACGCCGAGCAGGACATCCAGCAGGAGATGCGCGGCGGCATCGCGGCCGGCGGCCCCGACGGCAAGCTGACCGCCTTCGCCGGACACGTCACCATGCGCGAGGACTACTCCGACTACACGGTCGACCTCGTCAGGTCGAACCGTACGAAGGTCCTCGCCCTGCATACCTACGCGCCGATCGGCCTGGCCGCCGGCGGGCTCGTACTGCTCGGCGTGGCGCTGTGGCTGGAGGCCCGCGGCCGCCGCGTCAGCGCCTGA
- a CDS encoding ATP-dependent RNA helicase encodes MIRTAALDSLPVREAVPALVSALDGHGTAVLCAPPGTGKTTLVPLVLAGLVGGGPRRRVVVAEPRRIAARAAARRMAWLLGEQVGGAVGFTVRGERVAGPDTVVEVVTTGVLLQRLQRDQELTGVDVVVLDECHERHLDADTVAAFLLDVRETLRPELRLVAASATTDSAGWAHVLGQGGPGGAPVVEAAGVSYPVETVWAPPAKPVRPPHGMRVDPAQLTHVASVVRRALAERDGDVLCFLPGVGEIARVAGQLGGVDAEVLQIHGRAPAAVQDAALSVADHRRVILSTAVAESSLTVPGVRVVVDSGLAREPRVDHARGLGALATVRASRAAGRQRAGRAGREAPGTVYRCWAEAEDGRLAAFPSPEIRIADLAQFALQAACWGDPDATGLALLDPPPAGAMAAAREVLVAVGAVSPAGAVTARGQRMARLGLHPRLARALLDGSSALGARRAAEVVALLSEEPPREYGDDLAGAWRRARAGGDGYAARWRAEARRLERAVSPAGRTAGTGAGAAPRTPLGCGTAAGGQPPDPRASNAGEADSSAPPASEPRGPGRSPDLSASPAFEARGAGRSPGGAAAPDDLAAGLIAALGFPERVAKARGEGALLMANGTAAELGDGSRLRSAPWLAVAVADRPPHAASARVRLGAVIDEDTARAAASHLLTAGEEVRWEDGDLIARAAERLGAIELSARPLRTPDPALVRAALLDGLRAEGLGLLRWSPDALTLRARLGFLHRTLGGAWPDVADDRALLERADDWLEPELSRARRRADLGRIDAGQALNRLLPWATGEAVRLDELAPERLEVPSGSRIRVDYAAEHGQPVLAVKLQELFGLAETPRVAGVPVLVHLLSPAGRPAAVTADLASFWQGGYRAVRAELRGRYPKHPWPEDPATAEPTRHTNARLRR; translated from the coding sequence GTGATCCGTACCGCCGCCCTCGACTCCCTGCCCGTGCGGGAGGCCGTGCCCGCGCTCGTCTCAGCGCTGGACGGCCACGGCACTGCGGTGCTCTGCGCCCCGCCCGGCACCGGCAAGACCACGCTGGTGCCGCTGGTGCTGGCCGGACTGGTGGGCGGCGGCCCGCGGCGCCGGGTGGTCGTCGCCGAGCCCCGGCGGATCGCCGCCCGGGCCGCGGCGCGCCGGATGGCCTGGCTGCTGGGCGAGCAGGTCGGCGGCGCGGTCGGCTTCACCGTGCGCGGGGAACGGGTGGCGGGTCCGGACACCGTGGTGGAGGTGGTGACCACCGGAGTGCTGCTCCAGCGCCTCCAGCGCGACCAGGAGCTGACCGGGGTGGACGTGGTGGTCCTGGACGAGTGCCACGAGCGGCACCTGGACGCCGACACGGTCGCCGCCTTCCTCCTCGACGTACGGGAGACCCTGCGCCCGGAGCTGCGGCTGGTGGCGGCCTCGGCGACGACGGACTCGGCCGGCTGGGCGCACGTTCTCGGCCAGGGAGGCCCGGGCGGTGCGCCGGTGGTGGAGGCGGCGGGTGTCTCGTACCCCGTGGAGACGGTCTGGGCCCCGCCGGCCAAGCCGGTGCGGCCCCCGCACGGGATGCGGGTGGACCCGGCGCAGCTGACGCACGTGGCCTCGGTGGTGCGGCGGGCGCTGGCCGAGCGCGACGGCGACGTCCTGTGCTTCCTGCCCGGCGTCGGCGAGATCGCCCGGGTCGCCGGGCAGCTGGGCGGGGTGGACGCGGAGGTGCTCCAGATCCACGGCCGGGCCCCGGCGGCGGTCCAGGACGCGGCGCTCTCCGTCGCCGATCACCGCAGGGTGATCCTGTCCACCGCCGTGGCGGAGTCGAGCCTGACCGTCCCCGGGGTGCGCGTGGTGGTGGACTCCGGGCTGGCCCGCGAGCCCCGCGTGGACCACGCGCGGGGCCTGGGCGCACTGGCGACCGTACGGGCGTCCCGCGCGGCCGGGCGGCAGCGGGCGGGCCGGGCCGGGCGCGAGGCGCCGGGCACGGTGTACCGCTGCTGGGCCGAGGCGGAGGACGGCCGGCTGGCCGCGTTCCCCTCGCCGGAGATCCGCATCGCCGACCTGGCGCAGTTCGCCCTGCAGGCCGCCTGCTGGGGCGACCCGGACGCGACCGGGCTGGCCCTGCTGGATCCGCCGCCGGCCGGGGCCATGGCCGCGGCGCGGGAGGTGCTGGTGGCCGTCGGCGCGGTGTCCCCGGCCGGTGCGGTCACCGCGCGCGGGCAGCGGATGGCCCGGCTCGGACTGCACCCGCGGCTGGCCCGGGCCCTGCTGGACGGCTCCTCGGCCCTCGGTGCCCGCCGGGCGGCGGAGGTGGTGGCCCTGCTGAGCGAGGAGCCGCCGCGGGAGTACGGGGACGACCTGGCCGGCGCCTGGCGGCGGGCCCGGGCGGGCGGCGACGGCTACGCGGCCCGCTGGCGCGCGGAGGCCCGCCGCCTGGAGCGCGCCGTTTCCCCTGCGGGGCGCACCGCCGGAACCGGGGCCGGGGCTGCACCCCGCACCCCGCTCGGGTGCGGCACCGCTGCCGGGGGCCAGCCCCCGGACCCCCGCGCCTCAAACGCCGGCGAGGCTGATTCTTCAGCCCCTCCGGCGTCCGAGCCGCGGGGTCCGGGGCGGAGCCCCGATCTTTCAGCCTCGCCGGCGTTTGAGGCGCGGGGTGCGGGGCGGAGCCCCGGCGGCGCAGCCGCACCCGATGACCTCGCCGCCGGGCTCATCGCCGCCCTCGGGTTCCCCGAGCGGGTGGCGAAAGCCAGGGGCGAGGGGGCCCTCCTCATGGCCAACGGCACCGCGGCCGAGCTCGGCGACGGCTCCCGGCTGCGCAGCGCGCCCTGGCTGGCCGTCGCCGTCGCCGACAGGCCCCCGCATGCCGCGTCCGCCCGGGTCCGGCTCGGCGCCGTCATCGACGAGGACACCGCCCGCGCCGCCGCCTCGCACCTGCTCACCGCGGGGGAAGAGGTCCGCTGGGAGGACGGCGACCTCATCGCCCGCGCCGCCGAGCGCCTCGGGGCGATCGAACTGTCCGCACGTCCGCTGCGCACCCCCGACCCCGCGCTCGTCCGGGCCGCTCTCCTCGACGGGCTGCGCGCCGAGGGGCTCGGCCTGCTGCGCTGGTCCCCGGACGCGCTGACCCTCCGGGCCCGCCTCGGCTTCCTGCACCGCACGCTCGGCGGAGCCTGGCCCGACGTGGCCGACGACCGGGCCCTGCTGGAGCGGGCCGACGACTGGTTGGAGCCCGAACTGTCCCGGGCCCGGCGCCGCGCCGACCTCGGGCGGATCGACGCCGGGCAGGCCCTGAACCGGCTGCTGCCGTGGGCCACCGGGGAGGCCGTCCGACTGGACGAGCTGGCTCCGGAACGCCTGGAGGTGCCCAGCGGATCCCGGATCCGGGTGGACTACGCCGCCGAACACGGCCAGCCGGTGCTCGCGGTGAAGCTGCAGGAGCTGTTCGGGCTGGCCGAGACCCCGCGGGTGGCGGGCGTACCGGTGCTGGTGCACCTGCTGTCGCCGGCCGGCCGGCCCGCCGCGGTCACCGCCGACCTCGCCTCCTTCTGGCAGGGCGGCTACCGGGCCGTGCGCGCGGAACTGCGCGGGCGCTATCCCAAGCACCCCTGGCCCGAGGACCCGGCCACCGCCGAGCCCACCCGGCACACGAACGCCCGGCTCAGGCGCTGA
- a CDS encoding class I SAM-dependent methyltransferase, producing the protein MNQEDYASEVASEADPVSVEDPEATRRDAGEAESSRASRSWWDRNADEYQSDHGAFLGDDRFVWGPEGLDEAEAALLGPAASLRDKDVLEIGAGAAQCSRWLAAQGARPVALDLSHRQLQHALRIGDDVPLVEADAGRLPFRAGSFDLACSAYGAVPFVADPVNVMREVHRVLRPGGRWVFSVTHPVRWAFPDEPGPEGLSVAASYFDRTAYVEQDEQGRAVYVEHHRTIGDRVRDVVAGGFRLLDLVEPEWPEWNSQEWGGWSPLRGNLIPGTAIFVCERD; encoded by the coding sequence ATGAACCAAGAGGACTACGCCTCCGAAGTAGCGTCCGAGGCCGATCCGGTCTCCGTGGAAGACCCCGAGGCCACACGGCGTGACGCGGGGGAAGCGGAGAGCAGCCGGGCGAGCCGCAGCTGGTGGGACCGCAACGCCGACGAGTACCAGAGCGACCACGGCGCCTTCCTCGGCGACGACCGCTTCGTGTGGGGACCCGAGGGGCTGGACGAGGCGGAGGCGGCCCTCCTCGGCCCCGCCGCCTCCCTCAGGGACAAGGACGTCCTGGAGATCGGCGCCGGCGCCGCCCAGTGCTCGCGCTGGCTGGCCGCCCAGGGCGCCCGCCCGGTCGCCCTCGACCTCTCCCACCGCCAGCTCCAGCACGCCCTGCGCATCGGCGACGACGTCCCCCTGGTCGAGGCCGACGCCGGACGGCTGCCCTTCCGCGCCGGCTCCTTCGACCTGGCCTGCTCCGCCTACGGAGCCGTGCCCTTCGTCGCCGACCCGGTCAACGTCATGCGCGAGGTGCACCGCGTGCTGCGCCCCGGCGGCCGCTGGGTGTTCTCCGTGACCCACCCCGTCCGCTGGGCCTTCCCCGACGAGCCCGGACCCGAGGGGCTGTCCGTCGCCGCCTCCTACTTCGACCGCACCGCGTACGTGGAACAGGACGAGCAGGGCCGCGCCGTATACGTGGAGCACCACCGCACGATCGGCGACCGGGTGCGCGACGTGGTGGCGGGCGGCTTCCGCCTGCTCGACCTGGTCGAGCCCGAGTGGCCGGAGTGGAACAGCCAGGAGTGGGGCGGCTGGTCCCCGCTGCGCGGCAACCTGATCCCGGGCACCGCGATCTTCGTCTGCGAGCGCGACTGA
- a CDS encoding lytic transglycosylase domain-containing protein: MSARIIGRRLRRGTTAALVSALVVAAVTASQGPAGGSTDRLSAAGESAAQPRPQSPPAADTAGGDSAYFTELPPLVSPQPPDVLLPEEGAAPQPQPQAQAPTGPQAAPASVVTGPAEGAQGIPASVLAAYQGAEQKVGRSAPGCGLRWQLLAAIGKVESGQARGGQVDAAGTTLRPILGPVLDGNGFANISDTDGGAYDGDSRYDRAVGPMQFIPSTWAAWGQDADGDGRRNPNNVHDAALAAARYLCAGSRDLRVDADLDRAVLSYNRSTEYLRTVRSWFTYYLKGTHEVPDRPATGPGTPTTQPPSPTPKPTPTPTPKPTPTPTPTPSPTPTPDPKPTPTPTPDPKPTPTPTPTPTPTPTPTPTPTPTPDPKPSPTPTPTPTPTPTPKPSPTPTASPTPSSSRTPKPTASPASAPTVPRPTPGQHT, from the coding sequence ATGTCGGCTCGAATAATCGGACGCAGGCTGCGCAGGGGAACGACGGCCGCCTTGGTCTCCGCTCTGGTGGTCGCCGCGGTGACGGCGTCCCAGGGCCCGGCGGGCGGGAGCACCGACCGGCTCTCCGCCGCCGGGGAGTCAGCCGCGCAGCCGAGGCCGCAGTCGCCGCCGGCCGCGGACACGGCCGGCGGCGACTCCGCGTACTTCACCGAACTCCCGCCGCTGGTGAGCCCGCAGCCACCGGACGTACTGCTGCCGGAGGAGGGGGCGGCGCCGCAGCCACAACCACAGGCCCAGGCCCCGACGGGCCCGCAGGCCGCACCGGCGTCGGTCGTGACCGGGCCGGCGGAAGGGGCGCAGGGGATACCGGCGAGCGTGCTCGCGGCGTACCAGGGCGCGGAGCAGAAGGTCGGGCGGAGCGCCCCGGGCTGCGGACTGCGCTGGCAACTCCTCGCGGCGATCGGCAAGGTGGAGTCCGGGCAGGCGCGGGGCGGGCAGGTCGACGCGGCCGGGACCACGCTGCGGCCGATCCTGGGGCCGGTGCTCGACGGCAACGGCTTCGCGAACATCTCGGACACGGACGGCGGAGCGTACGACGGGGACTCCCGCTACGACCGGGCGGTCGGGCCGATGCAGTTCATCCCCTCCACGTGGGCGGCGTGGGGCCAGGACGCGGACGGCGACGGCCGGCGCAACCCGAACAACGTGCACGACGCGGCCCTGGCGGCCGCCCGTTACCTGTGCGCGGGCAGCCGCGACCTGCGGGTGGACGCGGACCTGGACCGGGCCGTGCTCTCCTACAACCGCTCCACGGAGTACCTGCGCACGGTGCGGTCCTGGTTCACGTACTACCTGAAGGGGACGCACGAAGTCCCGGACCGGCCCGCTACGGGACCGGGCACACCCACGACGCAGCCCCCGAGCCCCACGCCGAAGCCGACGCCGACTCCCACGCCGAAGCCCACGCCGACGCCGACGCCGACGCCGAGCCCCACCCCGACGCCGGACCCGAAGCCGACCCCGACCCCGACGCCGGACCCGAAGCCCACCCCGACTCCCACCCCTACGCCTACGCCTACGCCTACACCCACGCCGACGCCGACACCTACCCCGGACCCGAAGCCCTCGCCGACCCCGACGCCCACACCCACGCCGACCCCGACCCCGAAGCCTTCGCCGACCCCGACGGCCAGCCCGACGCCCAGCTCGTCACGCACGCCGAAGCCCACCGCGTCTCCGGCCTCCGCTCCGACGGTGCCCCGGCCGACCCCGGGGCAACACACGTAG
- the polA gene encoding DNA polymerase I has protein sequence MADSASKKTDQTTAGDRPRLMLMDGHSLAYRAFFALPAENFTTATGQPTNAIYGFASMLANTLRDEAPTHFAVAFDVSRKTWRSTEFPEYKANRSKTPDEFKGQVELIGELLDTMHVPRFAVDGFEADDVIATLATQAEAAGFDVLIVTGDRDSFQLVSEHTTVLYPTKGVSELTRFTPEKVVEKYGLTPQQYPDFAALRGDPSDNLPGIPGVGEKTAAKWITQFGSFAELVERAEEVKGKAGQNFRDHLEAVKLNRVLTEMVKDVELPKAPADLVRAPYDRTAMLGVLDVLEIRNASLRERLLAVDPGAAAPEAPAPAAGVELDASVLGTGELAPWLEGHAGDPLGIATVDSWALGQGNVTEIALAAAGGAAAWFTPAELDEADERAFAAWAADATKPKVVHNAKGLMRVFPEHGWTLAGVSMDTALAAYLVKPGRRSFALDALSMEYLHRELAPAAADGQLAFGADETAEAEALMAQARAVLDLGDAFTDKLAEVGAAELLHDMELPTSELLARMERSGIAADRDHLEAMEQQFAGAVQQAVKEAHATVGHEFNLGSPKQLQEVFFGELDLPKTKKTKTGYTTDADALAWLATQTDHELPVIMLRHREQAKLRVTVEGLVKTIAADGRVHTSFSQTVAATGRLSSTDPNLQNVPVRTDEGRAIRRGFVVGEGFESLMTADYSQIELRVMAHLSEDEGLIEAFATGEDLHTTVASQVFGVERSEVDAEMRRKIKAMSYGLAYGLSAFGLAQQLNIEPAEARGLMETFFERFGGVRDYLGRVVDEARATGYTATIFGRRRYLPDLNSDNRQRREAAERMALNAPIQGTAADIVKVAMLRVDKAIAGAGLRSRMLLQVHDEIVLEIAPGEREQVEELVRREMGAAVELRAPLDVSVGVGPDWESAAH, from the coding sequence GTGGCAGATTCAGCATCGAAGAAGACGGACCAGACGACCGCAGGGGACCGCCCCCGCCTGATGCTCATGGACGGGCACTCCCTGGCCTACCGGGCGTTTTTCGCGCTGCCCGCGGAGAACTTCACGACCGCGACGGGGCAGCCGACCAACGCAATCTACGGTTTCGCGTCGATGCTGGCGAACACGCTGCGCGACGAGGCCCCCACGCACTTCGCGGTGGCGTTCGACGTCTCCCGCAAGACGTGGCGTTCGACGGAGTTCCCCGAGTACAAGGCGAACCGCTCCAAGACCCCCGACGAGTTCAAGGGGCAGGTCGAGCTGATCGGCGAGCTGCTCGACACGATGCACGTGCCGCGGTTCGCGGTCGACGGCTTCGAGGCCGACGACGTGATCGCGACGCTGGCGACGCAGGCGGAGGCGGCCGGCTTCGACGTGCTGATCGTCACCGGCGACCGCGACTCCTTCCAGCTCGTCTCCGAGCACACCACCGTGCTCTACCCGACCAAGGGCGTCTCCGAGCTCACCCGGTTCACCCCGGAGAAGGTCGTGGAGAAGTACGGCCTCACCCCGCAGCAGTACCCGGACTTCGCGGCGCTGCGCGGCGACCCGTCCGACAACCTGCCGGGCATTCCGGGCGTCGGTGAGAAGACCGCGGCCAAGTGGATCACCCAGTTCGGGTCGTTCGCGGAGCTCGTGGAGCGCGCCGAGGAGGTCAAGGGCAAGGCCGGGCAGAACTTCCGGGACCACCTGGAGGCCGTCAAGCTCAACCGGGTCCTGACCGAGATGGTCAAGGACGTGGAGCTGCCCAAGGCCCCGGCCGACCTGGTCCGCGCCCCCTACGACCGGACCGCCATGCTCGGCGTGCTGGACGTGCTGGAGATCCGCAACGCCTCGCTGCGCGAGCGGCTGCTCGCCGTGGACCCGGGCGCGGCCGCCCCGGAGGCCCCGGCTCCGGCGGCCGGCGTGGAGCTGGACGCGTCCGTGCTGGGCACGGGCGAGCTGGCGCCGTGGCTGGAGGGCCACGCGGGCGACCCGCTGGGCATCGCGACCGTCGACAGCTGGGCGCTGGGCCAGGGCAACGTCACCGAGATCGCGCTGGCCGCGGCCGGCGGAGCCGCCGCCTGGTTCACGCCCGCCGAGCTGGACGAGGCGGACGAGCGGGCCTTCGCGGCCTGGGCCGCCGACGCGACGAAGCCCAAGGTCGTGCACAACGCCAAGGGCCTGATGCGGGTCTTCCCCGAGCACGGCTGGACGCTCGCCGGCGTCTCCATGGACACCGCGCTCGCCGCCTACCTGGTCAAGCCGGGCCGCCGGTCCTTCGCCCTGGACGCCCTGTCCATGGAGTACCTGCACCGTGAGCTGGCGCCCGCCGCCGCCGACGGGCAGCTGGCCTTCGGCGCCGACGAGACCGCCGAGGCCGAGGCCCTGATGGCGCAGGCCCGCGCGGTCCTGGACCTGGGCGACGCCTTCACCGACAAGCTCGCCGAGGTCGGCGCCGCGGAGCTGCTCCACGACATGGAGCTGCCCACCTCCGAACTCCTCGCCCGGATGGAGCGCTCCGGCATCGCCGCCGACCGCGACCACCTGGAGGCCATGGAGCAGCAGTTCGCCGGGGCCGTGCAGCAGGCCGTCAAGGAAGCGCACGCCACCGTCGGCCACGAGTTCAACCTCGGCTCGCCCAAGCAGCTCCAGGAGGTCTTCTTCGGCGAGCTGGACCTGCCGAAGACGAAGAAGACCAAGACCGGCTACACGACGGACGCGGACGCGCTGGCCTGGCTGGCCACGCAGACCGACCACGAACTCCCGGTGATCATGCTGCGGCACCGGGAGCAGGCCAAGCTGCGCGTCACCGTCGAGGGCCTGGTCAAGACCATCGCCGCCGACGGCCGGGTGCACACCAGCTTCAGCCAGACCGTCGCCGCGACCGGCCGGCTGTCCTCCACCGACCCCAACCTGCAGAACGTGCCGGTGCGCACCGACGAAGGCCGTGCCATCCGCCGCGGCTTCGTCGTCGGCGAGGGCTTCGAGTCCCTGATGACGGCCGACTACAGCCAGATCGAGCTGCGCGTCATGGCCCACCTCTCCGAGGACGAGGGCCTGATCGAGGCGTTCGCGACCGGCGAGGACCTGCACACCACCGTCGCCTCCCAGGTGTTCGGGGTGGAGCGGTCCGAGGTCGACGCCGAGATGCGCCGCAAGATCAAGGCCATGTCGTACGGACTCGCCTACGGGCTCTCCGCGTTCGGCCTCGCCCAGCAGCTGAACATCGAGCCCGCCGAGGCGCGCGGCCTGATGGAGACCTTCTTCGAGCGGTTCGGCGGGGTCCGCGACTACCTCGGCCGGGTCGTTGACGAGGCCCGCGCCACCGGATACACGGCGACGATCTTCGGCCGCCGCCGGTACCTGCCCGACCTCAACAGCGACAACCGCCAGCGCCGCGAGGCCGCCGAGCGGATGGCGCTCAACGCCCCCATCCAGGGCACCGCCGCCGACATCGTCAAGGTCGCGATGCTGCGCGTGGACAAGGCGATCGCCGGGGCCGGTCTGCGCTCGCGGATGCTGCTCCAGGTCCACGACGAAATCGTGCTGGAGATCGCCCCGGGCGAGCGCGAGCAGGTCGAGGAGCTGGTGCGGCGCGAGATGGGCGCCGCCGTCGAGCTCCGGGCCCCGCTGGACGTGTCGGTGGGCGTCGGCCCGGACTGGGAGTCCGCCGCGCACTGA
- a CDS encoding DUF4184 family protein, whose translation MPFTLSHAAAVLPAIRRTGRARGPLVASALVLGSFAPDTFYFTDAIVEGVLTYGAFTHSLPGVLTLDAVLTAVLVGFWLLLREPLIALLPRAWRGRAYAFVRGEAWRERPRPAVLVGWFYVSAALGSLTHVLWDSFTHHDRWGTNALPDLAEPLAYGLPGYSFLQYGTSAVAACALLWFAVTALRRLPTLPAPASVPVLSRAELWGALALLVVCVAAGVTRRVLRFFDFFDRIRTPLDIIPTICFGAGAGLTVALLVYGVLVRLRQRRDRTGRPADEETRTPVPTA comes from the coding sequence ATGCCGTTCACTCTCAGCCACGCGGCCGCCGTACTTCCGGCCATCCGTCGGACCGGGCGTGCGCGGGGCCCCCTCGTCGCCTCGGCGCTCGTCCTCGGGTCGTTCGCGCCGGACACCTTCTACTTCACGGACGCGATCGTCGAAGGCGTCCTGACGTACGGGGCCTTCACGCACTCGCTGCCGGGCGTCCTCACGCTGGACGCCGTGCTGACGGCCGTCCTGGTGGGGTTCTGGCTCCTGCTGCGCGAGCCGCTGATCGCGCTCCTGCCGCGCGCCTGGCGGGGCAGGGCGTACGCCTTCGTGCGGGGCGAGGCATGGCGCGAGCGTCCCCGGCCGGCCGTGCTCGTCGGCTGGTTCTACGTCTCGGCGGCCCTCGGGTCCCTCACCCACGTGCTCTGGGACAGCTTCACGCACCACGACCGCTGGGGCACGAACGCGCTGCCCGATCTCGCCGAGCCGCTCGCCTACGGCCTGCCGGGCTACTCCTTCCTCCAGTACGGCACTTCGGCCGTCGCCGCATGCGCCCTGCTCTGGTTCGCGGTGACCGCCCTGCGCCGGCTTCCCACGCTCCCGGCCCCCGCGTCCGTGCCGGTGCTCTCCCGCGCGGAGCTCTGGGGTGCCCTCGCCCTGCTCGTGGTGTGCGTGGCGGCCGGGGTCACCCGGCGCGTGCTGCGCTTCTTCGACTTCTTCGACCGGATCCGTACGCCGCTCGACATCATCCCGACCATCTGCTTCGGCGCGGGCGCCGGACTGACCGTCGCGCTGCTGGTCTACGGGGTCCTCGTGCGGCTGCGGCAGCGCCGCGACCGGACCGGGCGCCCCGCGGACGAGGAAACGCGGACGCCCGTCCCCACCGCCTGA
- a CDS encoding SPW_0924 family protein, with amino-acid sequence MRAFVAAAIGLAAALALVFAITAFGVPEGETSPKPLLTTAPPAPGK; translated from the coding sequence ATGCGCGCATTCGTCGCCGCCGCCATCGGCCTCGCGGCCGCGCTGGCCCTCGTGTTCGCCATCACGGCGTTCGGGGTGCCCGAAGGCGAGACCTCACCCAAGCCCCTGCTCACCACCGCGCCCCCCGCGCCCGGAAAGTAG
- a CDS encoding right-handed parallel beta-helix repeat-containing protein: MQRRRLKAAALVVPVVAALSLGNTADATSLAAIPCDVTALNNAIDAANNNTGPHTIRLAPKYVYNVLTPASTGGLGPNALPRITGTVTLLGDKTTIRRDPDATEGFRIAEIDGPGGRLTVEGITATGGGYLDYAGTYLPTDGGTLILKHSTVTNSTANQGGAIYVNQSSTLEIHDSVVRDSAAQRGGAIYNGPGSTTLLKKTKVVRNQATELGGGIFTAGVSLTIKNSHIEGNRAFQQGGGIYNDRSPMDISSTTIADNRAGQTGGGIANDGTTTLTDTKVRRNIALNGGGVWQGPSGGSLTLVRSRIVENTPNNCRPVGAVPGCTN; encoded by the coding sequence ATGCAGAGACGTCGACTCAAGGCAGCGGCCCTGGTTGTACCGGTCGTGGCCGCGCTCAGTCTCGGCAACACCGCGGACGCGACCTCCCTGGCGGCCATTCCCTGCGACGTCACCGCACTCAACAACGCGATCGACGCCGCGAACAACAACACCGGACCGCACACCATCCGGCTCGCACCCAAATACGTCTACAACGTCCTCACTCCCGCGTCGACCGGCGGCCTCGGCCCCAACGCCCTGCCCAGGATCACGGGCACCGTCACGCTGCTGGGAGACAAGACCACCATCCGACGGGATCCCGACGCGACCGAGGGCTTCCGCATCGCGGAGATCGACGGCCCCGGCGGGCGCCTGACGGTCGAGGGCATCACCGCGACCGGTGGCGGCTATCTCGACTACGCCGGCACCTACCTGCCCACGGACGGCGGGACGCTCATCCTCAAGCACAGCACCGTGACCAACAGCACGGCGAACCAGGGGGGCGCCATCTATGTGAACCAGAGCAGCACCCTTGAGATCCACGACAGCGTCGTGCGGGACAGTGCTGCCCAGCGGGGTGGCGCCATCTACAACGGGCCGGGAAGCACCACCCTGCTGAAGAAGACCAAAGTGGTGCGGAACCAGGCCACGGAGCTGGGAGGCGGCATCTTCACCGCCGGGGTCTCCCTGACCATCAAGAACTCGCACATCGAAGGCAACCGCGCCTTCCAGCAGGGCGGCGGAATCTACAACGACCGCTCTCCGATGGACATCTCCTCGACGACCATCGCGGACAACCGCGCGGGCCAAACGGGTGGCGGCATCGCCAATGACGGCACCACCACGCTGACGGACACAAAGGTGCGGCGCAACATCGCGCTCAACGGCGGCGGCGTCTGGCAAGGACCCTCTGGCGGCTCCCTGACCCTCGTCAGGAGCCGGATCGTCGAGAACACGCCCAACAACTGCCGGCCCGTCGGGGCGGTTCCCGGCTGCACGAACTGA